A genomic window from Phoenix dactylifera cultivar Barhee BC4 unplaced genomic scaffold, palm_55x_up_171113_PBpolish2nd_filt_p 000820F, whole genome shotgun sequence includes:
- the LOC108510792 gene encoding LOW QUALITY PROTEIN: disease resistance protein RPM1-like (The sequence of the model RefSeq protein was modified relative to this genomic sequence to represent the inferred CDS: deleted 1 base in 1 codon) — MDEDDLVGIDQNKKNISEWLSDEDLAWSIISVWGMGGLGKTTLVTNVYKSERKKFECHAWISISQTYEVDELLRRMIKELNVEKVPIDLKGMDHRRLVERVRLFLEKKRFLIILDDVWDLKAFNAIRDAINVYDNNGSRIIITTRIAEVASLAHDAWNLELKLLESTKAWDLFCRRAFRKDEVRKCPQELEELGKKIVSKCQGLPLAIVSLGSLLSLKKTKSEWEKVYDQLSWELNNNPNLDHVKHVLNLSYNYLPRYLKNCFLHCSMFPEDHVLQRKRLMRLWVAEGFVEERGSRTMEEVAEDYLKELIHRCMLQVVKRNQFGRIKHCRMHDLVRELAVSLSKKENFSAVLDDLQMVGKTGDETRRLSVHGYSNEIQSSMELPRLRTFVVFDPSMSSSSSSFSSLCSSSRYLTVLDLQGISIERVPDEIGDLFNLHFLGLRDTKVKVLPKSLGRLRNLQTLDLMKSEIEKLPSDKKSQEVASLVCREDSRSK, encoded by the exons ATGGATGAAGATGACCTTGTGGGGATtgaccaaaacaaaaaaaatatatctgaaTGGCTATCTGACGAGGATCTGGCTTGGTCTATAATATCCGTGTGGGGCATGGGGGGATTGGGCAAAACAACCCTTGTCACCAATGTATATAAAAGTGAGAGAAAAAAGTTTGAATGTCATGCATGGATATCCATCTCACAAACTTACGAGGTGGATGAACTTTTAAGAAGAATGATAAAGGAGCTGAATGTGGAGAAAGTTCCGATTGACCTCAAAGGAATGGACCATAGAAGGTTAGTTGAAAGAGTGAGGCTTTTTCTagagaaaaaaagatttttgatcATATTGGATGATGTATGGGATCTGAAAGCTTTCAATGCTATTCGTGATGCCATTAATGTTTATGACAACAATGGAAGCAGAATAATCATTACAACCCGGATTGCTGAGGTAGCTTCACTAGCACATGATGCTTGGAATCTTGAGCTCAAGCTTTTGGAAAGCACTAAGGCATGGGATCTATTTTGTAGGAGGGCATTCCGGAAAGATGAAGTGAGAAAATGTCCTCAAGAACTAGAGGAGTTGGGGAAAAAAATTGTATCAAAATGTCAAGGGTTACCACTAGCTATTGTCTCTTTAGGCAGTCTTTTGTCCCTGA AGAAAACCAAGTCAGAATGGGAGAAAGTTTATGATCAGCTGAGCTGGGAGTTGAATAACAACCCAAATTTGGACCATGTGAAGCATGTTCTGAATCTCAGCTATAACTATTTGCCGAGATATCTTAAGAACTGCTTCTTGCATTGCAGCATGTTCCCGGAGGATCATGTGCTTCAGAGAAAGAGGCTTATGAGGCTATGGGTCGCAGAGGGATTTGTGGAGGAAAGGGGATCAAGAACAATGGAGGAAGTGGCagaggactatctcaaggagctCATCCATCGATGCATGCTTCAAGTTGTAAAAAGGAATCAATTTGGTAGAATAAAACACTGTCGGATGCACGATCTTGTACGAGAGTTGGCTGTATCATTGTCTAAGAAGGAAAATTTTAGTGCTGTCCTTGATGATCTTCAGATGGTGGGGAAGACGGGTGATGAAACACGCCGCCTGTCAGTGCACGGATACAGTAACGAAATCCAATCGAGTATGGAGTTGCCAAGACTTCGCACTTTCGTGGTGTTTGACCCTTCAAtgtcctcatcatcatcatccttcTCTTCGCTGTGTTCCAGCTCTAGATATTTGACCGTCTTAGATCTGCAAGGCATCTCGATTGAGAGAGTACCAGATGAAATCGGGGACTTATTCAATCTCCACTTTTTGGGTCTGAGGGACACAAAGGTGAAGGTGCTACCAAAATCCTTGGGAAGGCTTCGTAACCTGCAGACGCTCGACCTCATGAAAAGTGAAATAGAAAAACTGCCAAGCGACAAGAAATCTCAAGAAGTTGCGTCACTTGTTTGCCGAGAAGATTCTCGATCCAAATAA